In Synechococcus sp. HK05, one DNA window encodes the following:
- a CDS encoding NAD(P)H-quinone oxidoreductase subunit H produces the protein MTQLETRTEPMVVNFGPHHPSMHGVLRLVVTLDGEDVVDCEPVIGYLHRGMEKIAENRTNVMFVPYVSRMDYAAGMFYEAIVVNAPERLADVPVPKRASYIRVLMLELNRIANHLLWLGPFLADVGAQTPFFYIFREREMIYDLWEAATGQRLINNNYFRIGGVAADLPYGWLEKCLDFCDWFGPKIDEYEKLITNNPIFRKRIEGLGTISREMAINWSLSGPMLRASGVPWDLRKVDHYECYDDFDWDVAWEKEGDCYARYRVRIEEMRQSLKILRQACQMIPGGPTEHLEARRMAEGKTSEFAGFDYQIVAKKVAPTFKIPDGELYTRLESGKGEIGVFIQGNNDVTPWRFKIRAADFNNLQILPHILKGAKVADIMAILGSIDVIMGSVDR, from the coding sequence ATGACGCAGCTGGAAACGCGCACGGAGCCGATGGTGGTGAACTTCGGGCCGCACCACCCCTCGATGCACGGGGTGCTGCGGCTCGTGGTGACCCTCGACGGTGAGGACGTGGTGGACTGCGAGCCGGTGATCGGCTACCTCCATCGCGGCATGGAGAAGATCGCCGAGAACCGCACGAACGTGATGTTCGTGCCCTATGTGAGCCGCATGGACTATGCGGCCGGCATGTTCTACGAGGCGATCGTGGTGAATGCCCCCGAACGCCTGGCCGATGTGCCGGTGCCCAAGCGCGCCAGCTACATCCGCGTGTTGATGCTGGAGCTCAACCGCATCGCCAACCACCTGCTCTGGCTTGGCCCCTTCCTGGCTGACGTGGGCGCCCAGACACCGTTCTTCTACATCTTCCGCGAACGGGAGATGATCTACGACCTCTGGGAAGCGGCAACTGGTCAGCGCCTGATCAACAACAACTATTTCCGCATCGGCGGTGTGGCCGCCGACCTGCCCTACGGCTGGCTGGAGAAGTGCCTCGACTTCTGCGACTGGTTCGGCCCCAAGATCGATGAATACGAGAAGCTGATCACCAACAATCCGATCTTCCGCAAGCGGATCGAGGGTCTGGGCACGATCAGCCGCGAGATGGCGATCAACTGGAGCCTCTCGGGCCCGATGCTGCGCGCTTCAGGGGTGCCCTGGGATCTGCGCAAGGTGGATCACTACGAGTGCTACGACGACTTCGACTGGGATGTGGCCTGGGAGAAGGAGGGCGACTGCTACGCCCGTTACCGGGTGCGGATCGAGGAGATGCGCCAGTCGCTCAAGATCCTGCGCCAGGCCTGCCAGATGATTCCCGGCGGCCCCACCGAACATCTGGAAGCCCGCCGCATGGCCGAGGGCAAAACCAGTGAATTCGCCGGCTTCGATTATCAGATCGTGGCCAAGAAGGTTGCACCCACCTTCAAGATTCCCGATGGCGAGCTCTACACCCGCCTGGAATCGGGCAAGGGCGAGATCGGTGTGTTCATCCAGGGCAACAACGACGTGACCCCCTGGCGCTTCAAGATCCGTGCCGCCGATTTCAACAACCTGCAGATCCTCCCCCACATCCTCAAGGGCGCGAAGGTGGCCGACATCATGGCCATCCTCGGCTCAATCGACGTGATCATGGGCTCGGTGGACCGCTGA
- the rsmH gene encoding 16S rRNA (cytosine(1402)-N(4))-methyltransferase RsmH yields the protein MPGLGDPQDSATFNHVPVLAGPVLAGFAELEPLLEQHGDGLLIDCTLGGGGHSALLLEAHPRLRLIGLDQDPTARAAAARRLASFGDRAQIVATNFASYQPEEPALAVLADLGVSSPQLDVAERGFSFRLDGPLDMRMNPAAGETAAELIARLDETELADLIYAYGEERLSRRIARRIKHDLAEQGPYSGTAALAYAVAGCYAPKARRGRIHPATRTFQALRIAVNDELGVLDRLLQSAPNWLLPGGLFGVISFHSLEDRRVKTAFVSDERLQRITRKAVQATPEEELANPRSRSARLRLARRRSV from the coding sequence TTGCCGGGCTTGGGCGATCCGCAGGATTCCGCCACGTTTAATCACGTTCCGGTGCTGGCGGGGCCAGTGCTGGCCGGTTTCGCCGAGCTCGAGCCTCTGCTGGAACAGCACGGCGACGGCCTGCTGATTGATTGCACCCTCGGCGGCGGCGGCCACAGCGCCCTGCTGCTGGAGGCCCATCCGCGCCTGCGTTTGATCGGCCTGGATCAGGACCCCACCGCCCGCGCTGCGGCGGCTCGGCGCCTGGCGTCCTTCGGGGATCGTGCCCAGATCGTGGCCACCAACTTCGCGAGCTACCAGCCAGAGGAGCCGGCCCTGGCGGTGCTGGCCGACCTGGGGGTGAGCAGCCCGCAGCTGGATGTGGCGGAGCGGGGCTTCAGCTTTCGCCTCGATGGCCCGCTCGACATGCGCATGAACCCGGCCGCGGGCGAGACCGCCGCCGAGCTGATCGCGCGGCTCGATGAAACGGAGCTGGCGGATCTGATCTACGCCTACGGCGAGGAGCGCCTCTCGCGCCGGATCGCCCGGCGGATCAAGCACGATCTGGCTGAACAGGGCCCCTACAGCGGCACCGCAGCGTTGGCCTATGCGGTGGCCGGTTGCTATGCGCCGAAGGCCCGCCGGGGCCGCATTCATCCCGCCACCCGCACCTTTCAGGCCCTGCGCATCGCCGTGAACGATGAACTGGGCGTGCTGGATCGGCTGCTGCAATCCGCCCCCAACTGGCTCCTGCCGGGCGGCCTGTTCGGTGTGATCAGCTTCCACTCCCTGGAAGATCGCCGCGTGAAGACGGCGTTCGTGAGTGATGAGCGGCTGCAGCGCATCACCCGTAAGGCCGTGCAGGCCACACCCGAGGAAGAGTTGGCTAACCCCCGCAGCCGCAGTGCCCGCTTGCGCCTGGCGCGCCGCCGCAGCGTGTGA
- a CDS encoding cysteine desulfurase family protein, protein MADPVIYLDHQATTPCEPAVVEAMAPWWSAQFANPASRSHRPGLLAAAAVEQARAQIATALRVESTAVVFTSGATEANNLALKGLAEAELHAGGRRRHLLCLSTEHRAVLDPLRYLSRHGFELTELAVPASGLVDLEQLRQALRPSTLLVSVMAANNEIGVLQPIAAIAELCRSRGIRLHCDGAQAVGHIPLLPAALGIDLLSLSGHKLYGPKGIGALVVAPGVTLAPQLHGGSQEQGLRAGSLPVPLIVGLATALELALADQAARAVRLKALRDQLWQQLQELGGVHRNGAPAPRLAHNLNVWIEGVEGSALQRRLRPHLAISSGSACSSGEPSHVLQALGLSRQQAAAALRFGLGRHTSAADINSAASLVRAAVTELRQG, encoded by the coding sequence ATGGCCGATCCCGTCATCTACCTGGATCACCAGGCCACCACCCCGTGTGAGCCGGCGGTGGTGGAGGCGATGGCGCCCTGGTGGAGTGCACAGTTCGCCAATCCCGCGAGCCGCAGTCACCGGCCCGGTCTCCTGGCGGCAGCGGCGGTGGAGCAGGCCCGCGCGCAGATCGCAACGGCCCTGAGGGTGGAATCCACAGCCGTGGTGTTCACCAGTGGCGCCACCGAGGCCAACAACCTGGCCCTTAAGGGCCTCGCCGAAGCGGAGCTGCACGCCGGGGGCAGGCGGCGCCACCTGCTCTGCCTCAGCACCGAGCACCGGGCCGTGCTCGATCCGCTGCGCTACCTGAGCCGCCACGGCTTTGAGCTCACCGAACTGGCGGTACCCGCCTCGGGGCTGGTGGACCTCGAGCAGCTCCGCCAAGCGCTGCGCCCCAGCACCCTGCTGGTGAGCGTGATGGCGGCCAACAACGAAATCGGTGTGCTGCAACCGATCGCGGCCATCGCCGAGCTCTGCCGATCCCGGGGGATCCGCCTCCATTGCGACGGCGCCCAGGCCGTGGGCCACATCCCGCTGCTGCCCGCGGCGCTGGGGATCGATCTGCTCAGCCTGAGCGGCCACAAGCTCTATGGCCCCAAGGGCATCGGCGCCCTGGTGGTAGCCCCGGGGGTGACGCTGGCGCCGCAGCTGCATGGCGGCAGCCAGGAGCAGGGGCTACGGGCCGGCAGCCTGCCGGTGCCCCTGATCGTGGGGCTGGCGACAGCGCTCGAGCTCGCCCTGGCCGACCAAGCTGCACGGGCCGTGAGGCTGAAAGCGCTGCGGGATCAGCTCTGGCAACAGCTGCAGGAGCTGGGCGGCGTGCACCGCAATGGCGCCCCGGCACCTCGGCTGGCCCACAACCTGAATGTGTGGATCGAGGGCGTGGAGGGCAGCGCCTTGCAACGCCGGCTGCGGCCTCACCTGGCGATCAGCAGCGGCTCCGCCTGCAGCAGCGGCGAGCCCTCCCACGTGCTGCAGGCCCTGGGGCTCAGCCGCCAGCAGGCGGCAGCGGCGCTGCGCTTCGGCCTGGGTCGCCACACCAGCGCTGCCGACATCAACAGCGCCGCGTCCCTGGTGAGGGCCGCCGTGACCGAATTGCGCCAGGGCTGA
- a CDS encoding response regulator transcription factor, translating to MSLEPESQAPEQAEAAAPQPPARLLLVDDEPGLRTAVQAYLEDEGFQVTTAVDGEDGWAKAQDLLPDLVISDVMMPRLDGYGLLRKLRDDERLGGTPVIFLTAKGMTADRIEGFQAGCDDYIPKPFDPDELVARVRNVVRRQERLLHEAARFADADIGQMAKQITEIRSLLATGGSKKQVAAVKHEFTPREASVLQLVAEGMMNKEIARRLETSIRNVEKYVSRLFTKTGTASRTELVRYALEHGLVE from the coding sequence ATGAGCCTCGAACCCGAATCCCAGGCCCCTGAGCAGGCCGAAGCCGCCGCACCACAGCCCCCGGCACGCCTGCTGTTGGTCGACGACGAACCCGGCCTGCGCACCGCCGTCCAGGCCTATTTGGAGGATGAGGGCTTCCAGGTGACCACCGCCGTCGACGGCGAAGACGGCTGGGCCAAGGCCCAGGACCTGTTGCCGGATCTGGTGATCAGCGACGTGATGATGCCCCGCCTCGATGGCTATGGGTTGCTGCGCAAGCTGCGCGATGACGAGCGCCTCGGCGGCACGCCGGTGATCTTCCTCACCGCTAAGGGCATGACGGCTGATCGCATCGAAGGCTTCCAGGCCGGCTGCGACGACTACATCCCCAAGCCCTTCGATCCCGATGAGCTGGTGGCCCGTGTGCGCAATGTGGTGCGTCGTCAGGAGCGCCTACTCCACGAAGCGGCCCGCTTTGCCGATGCCGATATCGGCCAGATGGCCAAGCAAATCACCGAGATTCGCTCCCTGCTGGCCACCGGTGGCAGCAAGAAGCAGGTTGCTGCGGTGAAGCACGAGTTCACGCCGCGCGAGGCGTCCGTGCTCCAGCTGGTGGCCGAGGGAATGATGAACAAGGAGATTGCCCGGCGCCTGGAAACCTCCATCCGCAATGTGGAGAAATACGTGAGCCGGCTGTTCACGAAAACCGGCACCGCTAGCCGCACCGAGCTGGTGCGCTACGCGCTCGAGCACGGTCTGGTTGAGTAG
- a CDS encoding RluA family pseudouridine synthase translates to MSRDPELWLPAAFNRGHAYRDRVDRPAASIAGFYAARYRHSDQAVWMERLAAGEIWRNGQQLQADGALSPGDRLVWHRPPWQEAAVPVLTQRSIVFDDGDLLVLNKPSGLPVLPAGGFLEHTLLSQLQAWAPTARPVHRLGRFTSGLLVCARRPASRAWLSAQLRESTQACVHAKAGRSCRKLYRTLCAALPSDWAVGATKPITAAIGRRCHPLLGQIWCAALPGDPAALPSRSELTLLERRPETCLVEVAIATGRPHQIRIHLAAIGAPLAGDPLYRVGGTADPQVLPGAGGYLLHAHALSLWPPAGASLHLKAALPPQLAEGDGFTEA, encoded by the coding sequence TTGAGTAGGGATCCAGAGCTGTGGCTGCCGGCGGCCTTCAACCGCGGCCACGCCTATCGCGATCGTGTTGATCGCCCCGCCGCCAGCATTGCTGGCTTTTACGCGGCGCGTTATCGCCATTCCGATCAGGCGGTGTGGATGGAGCGCCTCGCCGCCGGTGAGATCTGGCGGAACGGCCAGCAGCTCCAGGCCGATGGGGCCCTCTCCCCGGGTGATCGGCTGGTGTGGCATCGGCCCCCCTGGCAAGAGGCTGCCGTGCCGGTGCTCACCCAGCGCTCGATCGTGTTTGACGACGGCGATCTGCTGGTGCTGAACAAGCCCAGCGGCCTGCCGGTGTTGCCGGCCGGGGGGTTTCTCGAGCACACGCTGTTGTCGCAGCTGCAGGCTTGGGCCCCCACCGCGCGCCCGGTGCATCGGCTCGGGCGCTTCACCTCCGGGTTGCTGGTGTGCGCGCGCCGGCCCGCGAGCCGCGCTTGGTTGAGTGCCCAGCTGCGTGAGAGCACCCAGGCCTGCGTCCATGCCAAGGCGGGTCGCTCCTGCCGCAAGCTGTACCGCACGCTCTGCGCAGCTTTGCCGTCGGATTGGGCGGTTGGTGCAACCAAGCCCATCACTGCTGCCATTGGCAGACGCTGTCATCCACTGCTGGGTCAGATCTGGTGTGCCGCCCTGCCTGGTGATCCCGCAGCATTGCCATCACGCAGTGAACTCACCCTGCTGGAACGTCGGCCGGAGACATGTCTTGTGGAGGTGGCCATCGCCACGGGGCGACCCCACCAGATCCGCATTCATCTGGCTGCCATCGGTGCGCCTTTGGCTGGTGATCCGCTCTACCGAGTCGGCGGCACCGCTGATCCGCAGGTGTTGCCTGGTGCCGGTGGCTATCTATTGCATGCTCATGCCCTCAGCCTGTGGCCTCCTGCTGGTGCGTCGCTGCACCTGAAGGCCGCGCTGCCCCCCCAGCTTGCTGAGGGCGATGGGTTTACCGAGGCTTAA
- a CDS encoding E3 ubiquitin ligase family protein, translated as MEGSQLLIPAVLGAGAISTALARRHQAKKLIHLLDARSSSVAELLDLQATVAAQMGAGSFRERVKLSAEIVCAAPLTAPWSGEPCVAFRNTTTALMEVREERTSTDSEGNSHTSVSWERREDTLETLERRCSFALRQGNQQLKLDPTAADLELETVFSNVEPASAPATHNTRPLGTRREEAILRPNGMVFVVAECSDSGGALQLQAPLEAGLFVVRRGGEEAFSRSIRRWRRIWTASSWVLTCAAAATTLASLLQR; from the coding sequence GTGGAGGGCTCCCAGCTGCTGATTCCAGCGGTGCTGGGAGCCGGCGCCATCAGCACAGCCCTAGCTCGCCGCCATCAGGCGAAGAAGCTGATTCATCTGCTCGATGCCCGCAGCAGCAGCGTGGCGGAGCTGCTGGATCTGCAGGCCACCGTGGCTGCGCAGATGGGAGCAGGTTCATTCCGGGAACGGGTGAAGCTCTCGGCCGAAATCGTGTGCGCCGCACCGCTCACGGCCCCCTGGAGCGGTGAACCCTGTGTGGCCTTCCGCAACACCACCACCGCGCTGATGGAGGTGAGGGAGGAGCGCACCAGCACCGACAGCGAGGGCAACAGCCACACCAGCGTCAGCTGGGAGCGACGTGAGGACACCCTCGAAACCCTGGAACGCCGCTGCAGCTTTGCCCTGCGCCAAGGCAATCAACAACTCAAGCTTGATCCCACAGCGGCTGATCTGGAACTGGAAACCGTGTTCAGCAATGTGGAACCAGCCTCAGCACCTGCAACCCACAACACACGGCCCCTCGGCACCCGCCGCGAGGAGGCCATTCTTCGCCCCAATGGGATGGTGTTTGTGGTGGCCGAATGCAGCGACAGCGGTGGCGCACTGCAGCTCCAAGCACCACTCGAGGCCGGCCTGTTCGTGGTGCGCCGCGGCGGCGAAGAGGCCTTCAGCCGCAGCATTCGCCGCTGGCGGCGCATCTGGACGGCGAGCAGTTGGGTGCTGACCTGTGCTGCAGCAGCAACAACACTGGCTTCATTGCTGCAGCGCTAA
- the bchM gene encoding magnesium protoporphyrin IX methyltransferase, giving the protein MPTEQLSQSTEAQKAAEKQEVKGYFETTGFDRWNRIYSESDDVNKVQRNIRIGHQKTVDNVLTWLKEQGNLAGRSFCDAGCGVGSLTLPLAELGAGSIAASDLSEAMVKEAERRAIEAGVQKGQISFLASDLESLSGSYNTVVCLDVFIHYPQQPAEEMVRHLASMAEQHLIVSFAPYTPLLALLKGIGQLFPGPSKTTRAYTLKEAGIVKAAEEAGFVLKRRSLNQAPFYFSRLLAFEKA; this is encoded by the coding sequence ATGCCCACCGAGCAGCTCTCCCAAAGCACCGAGGCCCAGAAAGCGGCCGAGAAGCAGGAGGTGAAGGGCTACTTCGAAACCACCGGCTTCGATCGCTGGAACCGCATCTACAGCGAGTCCGACGATGTGAACAAGGTGCAGCGCAACATCCGCATCGGCCACCAGAAAACGGTGGACAACGTGCTGACCTGGCTCAAGGAGCAGGGCAATCTGGCGGGCCGCAGCTTCTGCGACGCCGGTTGCGGCGTGGGCAGCCTCACCCTGCCCCTGGCCGAGCTCGGCGCGGGATCCATCGCCGCCTCCGATCTATCGGAGGCGATGGTGAAGGAGGCCGAGAGGCGCGCTATCGAAGCAGGCGTGCAAAAGGGGCAGATCAGCTTCCTGGCCTCCGATCTGGAGAGCCTCAGCGGCAGCTACAACACCGTGGTGTGCCTGGATGTGTTCATCCACTACCCCCAGCAGCCGGCCGAAGAGATGGTGCGCCATCTGGCCTCGATGGCCGAGCAGCACCTGATCGTGAGCTTCGCCCCCTACACGCCGCTGTTGGCGCTGCTCAAGGGCATTGGCCAGCTTTTCCCCGGCCCCAGCAAGACCACCCGCGCCTACACCCTCAAGGAAGCCGGCATCGTGAAGGCCGCCGAGGAAGCCGGCTTCGTACTGAAGCGCCGCAGCCTCAACCAGGCCCCCTTCTACTTCTCGCGCCTGCTGGCCTTCGAGAAGGCCTGA